The Mesobacillus jeotgali genome window below encodes:
- a CDS encoding nitroreductase family protein → MNTSETSLSSVIRERRSVRKYDPDFKISQEEIIDILREAALAPSSSNLQPWKFLVIQDEETKQELRMIANNQEQVETSSAVIAVLGDREMYRNGEKVYRSSYEAGYMDESIMNRMIENTNKLYSSAPVAIRENIASFDTGLVTMQLMLIARARGYDTVPMGGFNKQQFIEKFNIDERYMPVLLLALGKAASPGHPTTRIPVEEIVEFI, encoded by the coding sequence ATGAACACTTCTGAGACTAGCCTGTCCAGTGTCATACGTGAACGGCGTTCTGTCAGAAAATATGATCCCGACTTCAAGATTTCACAAGAAGAGATTATAGATATTTTAAGAGAAGCTGCCCTGGCACCTTCTTCAAGCAATCTCCAGCCATGGAAGTTTCTCGTCATCCAGGACGAGGAAACCAAACAAGAACTAAGAATGATTGCCAATAATCAGGAGCAGGTCGAAACTTCTTCAGCGGTTATTGCGGTTCTAGGCGACAGAGAAATGTACCGTAATGGCGAAAAAGTATACCGCAGTTCATATGAAGCTGGCTATATGGACGAATCAATAATGAACAGAATGATTGAGAACACCAATAAATTATACTCTTCTGCACCTGTTGCGATAAGGGAGAACATCGCGTCTTTCGATACCGGACTTGTTACGATGCAGCTTATGCTGATTGCCAGAGCCCGAGGTTATGATACTGTTCCAATGGGCGGATTCAACAAGCAGCAATTCATCGAAAAATTCAACATTGATGAGCGCTATATGCCTGTCCTCCTGCTGGCTCTTGGAAAGGCTGCTTCACCTGGGCACCCAACGACCCGCATTCCAGTCGAGGAAATCGTGGAGTTTATATAA
- a CDS encoding protein kinase family protein, whose translation MNQYEHLANSVVYSIRGSKAALVHKDSSLRLVGEGRSAFAFRINGTNLVLKVFFPQFEKIAAEEAEIYKELAGNPFFPALHESGRNYLVMDYVRGMTLYQCLANGMPIAAGHIEEVDHALKLAREKGLNPSDIHLRNIIITPDDQVKLIDVARFRQTKRCSQWEDLKNAFYKYYRHERFPKKMPEPAINLIAFFYKKGLLPSIN comes from the coding sequence ATGAATCAATATGAACATCTTGCAAACAGTGTAGTCTATTCAATCCGTGGATCAAAAGCAGCTTTGGTTCATAAAGATTCATCATTAAGACTTGTTGGAGAGGGCAGGAGTGCGTTTGCGTTCAGGATTAACGGTACAAATCTTGTTCTGAAGGTATTTTTTCCACAGTTTGAGAAGATTGCAGCAGAAGAAGCGGAAATTTATAAGGAGCTTGCCGGAAATCCATTTTTCCCTGCTCTCCATGAATCAGGACGGAATTATTTAGTCATGGATTATGTCCGGGGCATGACGCTCTATCAATGTTTGGCAAATGGCATGCCGATCGCTGCCGGACATATTGAGGAAGTCGATCATGCCCTTAAGCTTGCCAGAGAAAAAGGCTTGAATCCATCCGACATCCACCTGCGGAACATTATCATCACGCCTGATGATCAAGTCAAGCTGATCGATGTGGCGAGATTTAGGCAAACGAAGCGATGCTCCCAGTGGGAGGACTTGAAAAACGCGTTCTACAAATATTACAGGCATGAACGTTTTCCCAAGAAAATGCCAGAGCCTGCGATCAATTTAATTGCATTTTTCTATAAGAAAGGACTGCTGCCATCAATTAATTAA
- a CDS encoding pirin family protein, with product MFIRDIKKHWTVQYEERGMPHVQAGLVLNPQDWKELDPFILMAEDWFKRGTFSDHPHRGFQTITYIIDGRLEHIDNHGGHSILESGDIQYMNAGSGARHAEEAVDNDIAHTLQLWLNLPKELKGTTTSYQNVYSEHAPVVQFEGGTLKVYSGETAGVQGPLEPLVPFTLSEIQLDEGADFSYALPESHNAFLYVLSGDIEAGSSRTNLKKSAAATLTFNDGGEGTSELSLKANQRSRVLVYSGRPIKEEVVAYGPFVMNSMEEIRQAYRDYQEGKFGEAAK from the coding sequence ATGTTCATAAGAGATATCAAGAAGCATTGGACAGTCCAATATGAGGAAAGAGGGATGCCGCATGTCCAGGCAGGGCTTGTGCTGAATCCCCAAGACTGGAAGGAACTAGATCCTTTCATTTTAATGGCGGAGGATTGGTTTAAGCGCGGGACCTTCTCCGATCACCCGCATCGTGGTTTCCAGACCATCACGTATATCATTGATGGCAGGCTGGAGCACATTGACAACCATGGAGGACACAGCATCCTGGAGTCTGGTGATATCCAGTACATGAACGCTGGCAGCGGCGCGCGGCATGCAGAAGAGGCAGTGGATAATGACATAGCGCATACACTGCAGCTCTGGCTGAACCTGCCGAAGGAGCTGAAGGGCACAACCACTTCTTATCAAAATGTGTATTCCGAACATGCACCGGTTGTCCAGTTCGAAGGCGGCACTTTAAAGGTTTACTCAGGCGAAACAGCTGGAGTGCAAGGGCCTCTAGAGCCACTGGTGCCTTTTACCTTATCAGAAATCCAGCTGGATGAGGGCGCTGACTTCTCATATGCATTGCCTGAGTCACATAACGCCTTCCTGTATGTACTTTCAGGTGATATAGAGGCCGGTTCAAGCCGTACAAACCTTAAAAAGTCTGCTGCAGCGACATTGACTTTCAATGACGGAGGCGAGGGAACAAGCGAACTAAGCCTGAAAGCAAACCAGCGATCAAGAGTGTTGGTCTATTCAGGAAGGCCGATCAAAGAAGAAGTCGTTGCCTACGGTCCTTTCGTGATGAATTCAATGGAAGAGATTCGCCAGGCTTACCGTGATTACCAGGAAGGTAAGTTCGGAGAGGCGGCAAAATAA
- a CDS encoding GNAT family N-acetyltransferase: MMELTIRKAEEGDISELYNLMTQYIVGFYKKPEPNEADLKKLIQHLQEHPESGIQFVAEIEEEVVGFATLYFTFSTLQVKRAAILNDLFVSAGARGQKAGEQLFAKCLAYIRENDFAYMTWETAKDNDVAQSLYNKMGGMQTDWMVYEIE; the protein is encoded by the coding sequence ATAATGGAACTGACAATTAGGAAAGCTGAAGAAGGGGATATTTCGGAGCTATACAACTTAATGACCCAGTATATTGTTGGTTTTTACAAAAAACCTGAACCCAATGAAGCTGATCTGAAAAAATTGATTCAACATTTGCAGGAACATCCAGAATCGGGTATTCAGTTTGTGGCAGAAATAGAGGAGGAAGTTGTCGGATTTGCAACGCTGTATTTTACCTTCAGTACTCTTCAGGTAAAACGGGCGGCGATTCTGAATGACTTATTCGTTTCTGCTGGGGCAAGAGGCCAGAAGGCAGGAGAGCAGCTATTTGCGAAGTGCCTGGCATATATAAGGGAGAATGACTTCGCTTATATGACTTGGGAAACGGCAAAGGATAATGATGTTGCCCAGAGCCTTTACAATAAAATGGGCGGTATGCAAACAGACTGGATGGTTTATGAAATCGAATAG
- a CDS encoding QueT transporter family protein, producing MNTRTIVRNGILAALYIAVSAVIQPFGFTNVQFRVSEMFNHLIVFNKKYFFGIVLGVFLTNLLFSPMVAYDLVFGVGQSVISLLITIFTAKYIKSIIGRMLVNTLVFTFTMFLIAIELNLAFQLPFWFTWLTTAAGEFTVMAVGIPVMLAIHKRVNLEKLV from the coding sequence ATGAATACTAGAACGATTGTCCGGAATGGGATTCTGGCGGCTTTATACATTGCCGTTTCCGCCGTCATCCAGCCATTTGGCTTCACTAATGTGCAATTCCGTGTGTCAGAAATGTTCAACCACCTGATCGTTTTCAATAAAAAATATTTCTTTGGAATCGTTTTGGGAGTATTTTTAACAAACCTGCTCTTTTCACCAATGGTCGCATATGACCTCGTCTTTGGAGTGGGGCAGTCAGTGATATCCTTGTTGATCACGATTTTCACAGCCAAATATATTAAGAGCATCATTGGCCGCATGCTTGTGAACACATTGGTCTTCACATTCACGATGTTCCTGATTGCGATTGAACTGAACCTGGCATTCCAATTGCCATTCTGGTTCACATGGCTGACAACGGCTGCAGGCGAATTCACGGTAATGGCTGTTGGTATACCTGTCATGCTTGCAATCCACAAACGCGTAAACCTTGAAAAATTAGTATAA
- a CDS encoding DsbA family oxidoreductase encodes MGKRRLDDAIKQIDHPIEVTYRCFELDPNMKRDIDYNMYEGLSKKYGMSIAQAKASTQNMVQMAKESGLEYNIDTLILTNTFDAHRLTMFAKKHGLMAEMTERILRAYFTESKHIGDHETLTELAVEVGLDREAVEKMLANGEMADEVRADESTGQQYGITGVPFFLINKKYAITGAQPTDVIVQSLKKVIAENEITVLNSDDEMICDDDGCEIPNKKN; translated from the coding sequence ATTGGCAAAAGGCGTCTGGATGACGCTATCAAACAGATTGATCACCCGATAGAAGTGACGTATCGCTGCTTTGAGCTAGATCCGAACATGAAACGGGATATTGATTATAATATGTATGAGGGTCTTTCGAAGAAGTATGGAATGAGCATTGCCCAGGCAAAAGCAAGCACGCAAAATATGGTGCAAATGGCAAAGGAATCCGGCCTGGAATATAATATTGATACACTCATCTTGACCAATACATTCGATGCGCACCGTCTGACGATGTTTGCGAAAAAGCATGGATTGATGGCAGAGATGACGGAAAGAATTTTAAGGGCTTATTTTACCGAATCAAAGCACATAGGAGACCATGAAACTTTGACAGAATTGGCTGTCGAAGTGGGACTCGACCGTGAAGCAGTAGAGAAAATGCTTGCCAATGGTGAAATGGCCGATGAAGTCCGTGCTGATGAAAGCACCGGGCAGCAGTATGGCATTACTGGTGTGCCATTCTTCCTTATCAATAAGAAATACGCCATTACAGGCGCACAGCCGACGGATGTGATCGTCCAGTCATTGAAAAAGGTTATTGCCGAGAATGAAATTACCGTTTTGAACAGCGATGATGAAATGATTTGTGATGACGATGGCTGTGAAATCCCTAATAAAAAGAACTAG
- a CDS encoding STAS domain-containing protein — protein MTTELQALGEAIVSRKHEIAKAVHEDRYSDAVLTEAQKYELGKIELQILEIRANFIELFGQALIEHEDKSKVFEKITNWGKETGEYIYRLGASLDEALKDTSYYREHIWKALKHEAKEMSATVVFDVLDIIDPLMDHAIYSFSLTFVDAHQKSLENAKTALLELSVPVVPLMPGVGVLPLVGNVDTERAQLLMEETLDQAVKLKLSHLIFDVSGVMIVDTMVADQLFKVISALSLVGVKTIMTGIRPEVAHTMVTLGLNLEGIMVKSNLHQAFKEIQTLQNA, from the coding sequence ATGACCACAGAACTGCAAGCATTGGGAGAAGCTATTGTCAGCAGGAAGCACGAAATCGCAAAGGCTGTCCATGAAGACCGCTATTCTGACGCCGTTTTGACAGAGGCGCAGAAATATGAACTTGGTAAAATTGAACTTCAAATCCTTGAAATCCGTGCTAACTTCATCGAATTATTCGGCCAGGCTTTGATAGAGCATGAGGACAAGAGCAAGGTTTTTGAAAAAATTACTAACTGGGGCAAGGAAACCGGTGAGTATATCTATAGACTTGGTGCATCACTCGATGAGGCACTTAAAGATACGAGCTATTATCGTGAGCATATCTGGAAGGCGCTCAAACATGAGGCCAAGGAGATGTCTGCAACAGTAGTCTTTGATGTACTGGATATTATTGATCCTTTAATGGACCATGCAATATACAGCTTCAGCCTGACTTTTGTCGACGCGCACCAGAAGAGCCTTGAAAACGCAAAAACAGCATTATTGGAATTGTCAGTACCAGTCGTTCCATTAATGCCTGGGGTAGGGGTATTGCCGCTAGTAGGGAATGTTGATACGGAAAGAGCCCAGCTGTTGATGGAAGAAACGCTGGACCAGGCTGTGAAACTCAAGCTTTCTCATCTTATCTTTGACGTATCAGGAGTCATGATCGTCGATACAATGGTTGCGGACCAGCTTTTCAAGGTTATCAGTGCCCTATCACTAGTAGGTGTTAAGACCATCATGACCGGAATCCGTCCTGAGGTTGCACATACAATGGTTACACTTGGTCTCAACCTCGAAGGTATCATGGTAAAATCAAATCTGCACCAGGCATTCAAAGAGATCCAGACTCTGCAAAATGCATAA
- a CDS encoding efflux RND transporter permease subunit — protein MDLLRFIVQRKILISLMVVLVLLIGSFSVLKLDKELFPSIKMDGAYVEIYAGEMPAIEVERTITTPLEKKILGIEGVEEVLSSSNIGKSSMQLTIERGRGEEVFKEVESVVNSTTSDMSGVKDVMTGQFGTSQAYDFFMDVSGSDMEKMTAFTKNILEPRLEALPEVHDVLLSGSLEKEVTVELKRDELLKNGLDAAQVIGAIQQANNEATLGQLNNETNSPSLRWNTQLESVENVKNLQIPAANGFIKLTQIADVNLQPLESSSFVWKNGSKDFIFVQVGRVADATQIEMAEAVREEIKQIRKEGLVSGVELNEMVAQADYVKESIDGVTSNILFGAAIAVAILLLFLRNIRATLIVGLSIPTSVLLTFASMWVFGYSFNMLTLIGLGLGIGMTVDSSIVILESIYRKKELGLKSLEAVINGTKEVATAVLASMLTTIVVFVPIGLLGGEMGSFMIILSVVVAITLISSVIVSFTLIPSLSEKFLKLKKKEKINKDGRLVRGYSKMISWTIKKKRHSFAVIGLFFLMLIGSLMLVTKIPMTIMPDMMNRYAELMVTVEPGLNLDEKQEIVSEMNKALDEIQDVESNYVMDNGNMLYTIINMTKGDEITREQKDVNEEILKSLRGLEEKVPLKSAAAAMSGGGGSPVQVNISGESFDELQSTADGFIEELKSIEGIVAVENSIERTSVEQVVQLNESEIEKAGLSQPQIKQFIEQAFLQMPVGELKINEENVPLKVKWDEEMNTKSALLDLKVPTPSGEKKLSEFISLKSVENPNEISHKDGERYITISADIEGKDLGTINREVQKLMDSYDVPEGYSIAPAGDLEQQQEMVQDMVLILSISIFLVYLVMAVQFNHLGHPLIVMSVIPMTIVGVILGLFLTQQELSIMSGMGIIMLIGIVLNNAILLIDRTNQLRNEGFTVQEALVEAGKNRIRPILMTTLTTVGGMLPLAMASGESGNYQAPMATAIIAGLSFATLITLLLIPAVYCIFTRSAEKRSWFSRRAKKRKETITPVPEVLS, from the coding sequence ATGGATTTATTAAGATTTATTGTTCAAAGGAAAATCTTGATCAGTTTAATGGTTGTATTAGTTTTATTGATTGGCAGCTTTTCAGTTTTAAAACTCGATAAGGAACTCTTTCCATCAATCAAGATGGATGGTGCTTATGTGGAAATCTATGCAGGGGAAATGCCGGCAATTGAAGTGGAAAGAACCATCACTACTCCGCTTGAAAAAAAGATCCTCGGCATTGAAGGTGTAGAGGAAGTCCTTTCGAGCAGCAACATCGGAAAAAGTTCCATGCAGCTAACAATTGAACGTGGCCGTGGAGAGGAAGTATTCAAGGAAGTCGAGTCAGTTGTTAATTCCACAACCTCCGATATGAGCGGTGTCAAAGATGTGATGACCGGACAATTTGGCACTAGCCAGGCTTACGACTTTTTCATGGATGTATCTGGCTCTGACATGGAAAAGATGACAGCCTTCACTAAGAATATTCTGGAACCAAGGCTGGAAGCTCTTCCTGAAGTTCATGATGTCTTGCTTTCAGGCAGCCTGGAAAAAGAAGTGACTGTTGAACTGAAGCGTGACGAACTATTAAAAAACGGGCTGGATGCCGCACAGGTGATTGGAGCAATCCAGCAGGCAAACAATGAAGCAACACTGGGCCAGCTAAACAACGAAACAAACTCCCCTTCTCTTAGATGGAATACACAGCTAGAATCGGTCGAGAATGTTAAAAACCTTCAAATCCCGGCAGCGAATGGTTTTATCAAATTAACACAGATTGCAGACGTTAATCTGCAGCCCCTGGAAAGCTCCTCATTCGTCTGGAAAAATGGCTCGAAGGATTTCATTTTTGTCCAGGTAGGCAGAGTAGCCGATGCCACTCAAATCGAGATGGCGGAGGCAGTGCGTGAGGAAATCAAACAAATCAGAAAAGAAGGCTTGGTCAGCGGCGTTGAATTGAATGAAATGGTTGCCCAGGCGGATTATGTCAAGGAATCCATAGATGGTGTGACAAGCAACATCCTGTTTGGTGCCGCTATTGCCGTTGCGATCCTTTTGCTGTTCTTGAGAAATATCCGTGCTACATTGATTGTCGGACTATCGATCCCAACATCAGTGCTGCTCACTTTCGCTTCAATGTGGGTTTTTGGTTACAGCTTCAATATGCTGACCCTGATTGGTCTCGGACTCGGAATCGGGATGACGGTCGATTCATCCATCGTTATTCTTGAATCCATTTACCGCAAAAAAGAACTAGGTTTAAAGAGTCTTGAGGCAGTCATTAACGGAACCAAGGAAGTAGCTACTGCCGTACTGGCTTCGATGCTGACGACGATCGTCGTGTTCGTGCCAATCGGCCTGCTTGGCGGTGAGATGGGCTCCTTCATGATCATCCTTTCCGTTGTTGTCGCCATCACGCTCATCAGCTCTGTGATTGTTTCATTCACACTGATTCCTTCTCTATCCGAGAAGTTCCTGAAGCTGAAAAAGAAAGAAAAGATTAACAAAGATGGCCGCCTTGTACGTGGATACAGCAAAATGATTTCATGGACCATCAAGAAAAAACGCCACAGCTTTGCTGTCATCGGCCTTTTCTTCCTGATGCTCATTGGATCGCTTATGCTTGTAACAAAGATTCCAATGACCATCATGCCAGACATGATGAACCGCTATGCTGAGCTCATGGTAACCGTCGAACCGGGTCTAAACCTGGATGAAAAACAGGAAATCGTAAGTGAAATGAACAAAGCATTAGACGAAATTCAAGATGTTGAATCAAACTATGTAATGGATAACGGCAACATGCTTTACACGATCATCAACATGACAAAAGGCGATGAAATCACAAGAGAACAAAAAGATGTAAATGAAGAAATCCTTAAGTCATTACGAGGTCTTGAAGAGAAGGTACCTTTGAAAAGCGCAGCAGCAGCTATGTCTGGAGGCGGCGGTTCCCCTGTTCAAGTCAATATCTCAGGTGAAAGCTTTGATGAACTCCAATCTACTGCTGACGGGTTTATTGAAGAGCTTAAGTCTATTGAAGGAATTGTAGCAGTCGAAAACTCCATTGAAAGAACTTCAGTTGAACAAGTCGTCCAACTGAATGAGTCTGAAATTGAAAAAGCGGGATTGTCACAGCCGCAGATCAAGCAATTCATTGAGCAGGCCTTTTTACAGATGCCTGTAGGGGAACTGAAAATCAATGAGGAAAACGTTCCGTTAAAAGTGAAATGGGACGAAGAGATGAACACTAAATCCGCTTTGCTTGACCTGAAAGTACCAACTCCTTCAGGTGAGAAAAAGCTATCTGAGTTCATCTCATTGAAGAGCGTCGAAAATCCAAACGAAATCTCTCACAAGGATGGCGAACGATATATCACGATTTCTGCAGATATTGAAGGAAAAGACCTGGGCACCATCAACCGAGAAGTCCAGAAGCTGATGGACAGCTATGACGTACCAGAAGGCTACAGTATTGCACCTGCAGGGGATCTTGAGCAGCAGCAGGAAATGGTTCAGGATATGGTTCTGATCCTGTCGATTTCCATCTTCCTTGTATACCTGGTTATGGCTGTCCAGTTCAACCATCTGGGACACCCGCTGATCGTCATGTCCGTCATTCCGATGACCATCGTCGGCGTCATTCTCGGATTATTCCTGACACAGCAGGAATTGAGCATCATGTCCGGAATGGGCATCATCATGCTGATCGGGATTGTCCTGAACAACGCAATTTTATTGATTGACCGCACCAATCAACTGCGCAATGAAGGCTTTACAGTCCAGGAAGCACTCGTTGAAGCTGGTAAAAACCGCATCCGTCCAATTTTGATGACAACACTGACAACAGTTGGCGGCATGCTTCCACTTGCAATGGCTTCAGGGGAATCAGGCAACTACCAGGCACCAATGGCTACTGCCATCATTGCCGGCCTGAGT
- a CDS encoding FbpB family small basic protein encodes MRKTQLSFNELIKKNKEELLADEKRIELIEKRLDEKYTNPKK; translated from the coding sequence ATGAGAAAAACACAGCTTAGTTTTAATGAATTAATTAAAAAGAATAAGGAAGAATTGCTAGCAGACGAGAAGAGGATCGAGCTAATTGAGAAGCGGCTTGATGAGAAATACACCAATCCAAAAAAGTGA
- a CDS encoding 2-phosphosulfolactate phosphatase produces MFSQAPFKVKMEWGRRGAREAAGRGDIVIIIDVLSFSSTVVAALNAGAVIFPYPPNLDGKKYASGIGATYILGRAEAARTGNPTLSPVTFNQEHRNQRYVLSSLNGAYCSWIASKVPALLIGSLLNASAAAVVADTLQQETGADITVVPCGELWNDAHENEDRLRPSIEDYLGAGAILAALGGSKSPEAEVCAGAFKSSESRLRELVWDSGSGRELRERGYEEDVKFCSQLNLTDIVPVLNEGRFIIYK; encoded by the coding sequence ATGTTCAGTCAGGCTCCTTTTAAAGTGAAAATGGAATGGGGAAGAAGAGGGGCAAGGGAAGCAGCCGGCCGAGGGGATATTGTCATCATTATCGATGTACTAAGCTTTTCCTCAACAGTTGTCGCTGCATTGAATGCAGGGGCAGTGATCTTTCCATACCCTCCAAATCTCGATGGCAAAAAATATGCGAGCGGCATTGGAGCAACATATATACTTGGCAGGGCAGAAGCAGCAAGGACGGGAAATCCCACCTTGTCGCCGGTAACATTTAATCAGGAGCATCGCAACCAGCGTTATGTATTATCTTCACTCAATGGTGCATATTGTTCGTGGATTGCTTCCAAAGTGCCAGCACTATTGATTGGGTCATTGCTCAATGCTTCTGCGGCTGCGGTGGTTGCGGATACACTGCAGCAGGAAACAGGAGCAGACATCACGGTCGTGCCATGTGGGGAACTGTGGAATGATGCCCATGAAAATGAAGACCGGCTTAGGCCGTCCATAGAGGATTATTTAGGAGCAGGGGCCATCCTTGCAGCTCTTGGCGGCAGCAAGTCCCCGGAAGCAGAGGTATGCGCTGGAGCTTTTAAAAGTTCGGAATCTCGATTAAGAGAATTGGTTTGGGATTCAGGCAGCGGACGTGAATTGAGAGAAAGAGGATATGAGGAAGATGTGAAGTTTTGCAGCCAATTAAATCTGACGGACATCGTGCCCGTTTTAAATGAAGGAAGGTTTATTATATATAAATAG
- a CDS encoding sporulation protein, producing the protein MLLRKYMSLMGVGSAQIDLILEKDVLIPGESVNGKFLIKGGTVDQDLQMIECALVMVNLKTEEESVLDTVIIDVQLKIQPDGDDDVPFSFLLPEDVPPSNKDISYHFKTKLVFKQGIESWDEDLIKVVKG; encoded by the coding sequence ATGTTATTACGAAAGTATATGTCTTTGATGGGGGTAGGCTCAGCCCAGATTGACTTGATTTTGGAGAAGGATGTTTTAATCCCAGGTGAGTCAGTGAATGGAAAGTTCTTGATTAAGGGTGGGACGGTAGACCAGGACCTCCAGATGATTGAGTGTGCCCTTGTCATGGTTAACTTAAAGACTGAGGAAGAAAGCGTACTGGATACTGTAATAATCGATGTGCAGTTAAAGATCCAGCCGGATGGGGATGATGACGTGCCGTTCAGCTTCCTGCTCCCGGAAGATGTTCCTCCTTCAAATAAAGATATCTCTTATCACTTTAAAACAAAGTTAGTCTTTAAACAGGGCATAGAGAGCTGGGACGAAGATTTGATCAAGGTTGTAAAGGGCTGA
- a CDS encoding LysM peptidoglycan-binding domain-containing protein produces MIIHVVQRGEALWQISNRYQVSVTQISEINDLENPNQLAVGQALLIPSYDAFHSVQYGEALWSIAQRYGTTVDAIIRANAITNPALIYPGTVLRIPASRHIIQRGETLWQISQRYGVTVQAIIKANQIQNPNLLYPGTILVIPKPKPTIESNSFTYHSDEKAIELVGEVADLMTYIAPFAYVIQPDGSLILYMKDDTEAIQTGLAQGALPMMSITNFTSTEAGENIAHAVLASEANRNTLLNNILSVMREKGYRGLNIDFENVLPADREFYNTFLQEAVDALHKEGYFVSTSLAPKVRADQKGLLYEAHDYPAHGRIADFVVLMTYEWGYRFGSPQAVSPLNEIRRVLDYAVTAIPRNKILMGFQLYARDWIIPHVQGQEAETYSPQEAVSRAIKYGAAIQYDTVAASPYFRYTDEQSRQHEVWFEDARSAQAKFDLIKQYNLRGVSYWVLGYPFPQNWALLEDNFNIKKLT; encoded by the coding sequence ATGATCATTCATGTTGTGCAAAGAGGGGAAGCTCTGTGGCAGATTTCAAACAGATACCAGGTGAGTGTAACACAAATCAGCGAAATAAATGACCTTGAAAATCCAAATCAATTGGCAGTGGGCCAGGCATTGCTTATTCCATCTTATGATGCATTTCATTCGGTTCAATACGGTGAGGCACTATGGTCCATTGCCCAGCGTTACGGAACGACCGTGGATGCCATCATCCGTGCTAATGCCATAACCAACCCTGCTCTGATCTACCCTGGGACCGTACTCCGCATACCTGCTTCCCGCCACATCATCCAACGCGGCGAGACCTTATGGCAAATTTCCCAGCGCTATGGTGTAACCGTACAGGCAATCATCAAGGCTAATCAGATTCAAAATCCTAATCTTCTTTATCCAGGGACGATCCTCGTCATTCCAAAACCGAAACCGACGATTGAATCAAATTCCTTCACTTACCATTCTGACGAAAAGGCGATAGAACTTGTCGGTGAAGTTGCTGACCTGATGACCTATATCGCTCCGTTCGCATATGTCATCCAACCTGATGGTTCCCTAATCCTTTACATGAAGGACGATACCGAAGCTATCCAGACAGGACTGGCACAAGGGGCATTGCCAATGATGTCGATCACCAACTTTACATCGACAGAAGCCGGAGAGAACATAGCCCATGCAGTTCTCGCCAGTGAAGCGAATCGTAATACATTGCTCAACAATATCCTTTCTGTCATGCGAGAAAAAGGTTACCGCGGCTTGAATATTGATTTTGAAAATGTACTGCCTGCAGACCGAGAGTTTTATAATACCTTTCTTCAAGAAGCTGTTGATGCACTCCATAAAGAAGGCTATTTCGTTTCAACTTCGCTTGCGCCGAAAGTCAGGGCTGACCAAAAAGGTTTATTATACGAAGCCCATGATTATCCCGCACATGGCAGAATAGCGGATTTCGTCGTTTTGATGACCTACGAATGGGGATACCGCTTTGGTTCGCCGCAGGCTGTTTCACCATTGAATGAAATCAGAAGAGTGCTTGATTATGCAGTTACTGCGATTCCAAGGAATAAGATCCTGATGGGCTTCCAGCTATATGCCAGAGACTGGATCATCCCCCATGTCCAGGGCCAGGAAGCTGAAACATACAGCCCTCAGGAAGCTGTCAGCCGAGCCATCAAATATGGAGCTGCAATCCAATATGATACAGTGGCAGCATCACCCTATTTCCGCTACACCGATGAACAGAGCCGACAGCACGAGGTATGGTTCGAAGACGCCCGAAGCGCCCAGGCTAAGTTTGACCTGATCAAGCAATACAACCTGCGTGGCGTCAGCTACTGGGTGCTCGGCTACCCATTCCCGCAAAACTGGGCTTTGCTGGAGGATAACTTCAATATTAAAAAATTGACATAG